In Chryseobacterium gotjawalense, the following are encoded in one genomic region:
- a CDS encoding DUF6646 family protein has translation MKKMFLAVLTAVFGMANAQTDAFRGAGDTRYQIGMNIQDGGTGVMTSLDYGLGESFSIGAQAGYLLGAKEADGFSKPSFGDRFDIKARFNANLGGVLGLPQNIDVYPGLNLGLKNFGGHVGARLFFDKGFGVFAEAQFPFAKYNDKDKVYKNLNNQFQMNVGVSFDLSKK, from the coding sequence ATGAAAAAAATGTTTTTGGCTGTACTGACAGCAGTTTTCGGAATGGCAAATGCACAAACGGATGCGTTCAGAGGAGCAGGTGACACGCGTTACCAAATTGGGATGAATATTCAGGATGGAGGAACAGGGGTGATGACATCGCTGGATTATGGTTTAGGCGAAAGTTTCTCGATTGGAGCACAGGCAGGATATTTATTGGGAGCTAAAGAAGCTGATGGTTTTAGCAAACCTTCTTTTGGCGACCGCTTCGACATTAAAGCCAGATTTAACGCCAATCTTGGCGGCGTTTTAGGATTGCCGCAAAATATAGATGTTTATCCCGGGCTTAATTTAGGTCTGAAAAACTTCGGCGGTCATGTTGGAGCGAGACTATTCTTTGATAAAGGATTTGGCGTTTTTGCAGAGGCACAGTTCCCTTTCGCAAAATATAATGACAAAGACAAAGTATATAAAAATTTGAACAACCAGTTTCAGATGAATGTTGGAGTATCTTTTGATCTTTCAAAAAAATAA